From the genome of Gemmatimonadota bacterium:
ACAAGCGGCGTGCCGACGCGGTCAAGGATCTCGCAGAGCATGCGACGGAATTGACAAGCCAGGTCACCGACGTGGCCAAGTCGACGCTGTCGCCTTCGGTGGCAAAGGAGGCGAGCGCCGTCATGCCGCTGCTGGCCGAGTACGTCGCGAAGGCCCGCGCGGTACAGGAGGCCGTCAGCGGCGACCCCGTGGTGCTCGCGCAGTCCATCGTGGCGTTCGAGGCGAGCTTCGAGAAGGTCGAAGCCGACATGGCCACGCTGGGTGACCACATCCAGTCGACGACGAACGCGATCACGAAGGCGAGCGCCACGCAGTTCGCTCGCGCGAAGCTCATCGTCGTGGTCTCCTCGGTGCTCGTCATCCTCATCGCCCTCGCGGTCGGCTTCGTCATCGAGCGCCGCATCACCGGGTCGCTGCTCGCCGTGGTGGAGCGCGTGCAGACGCTGCGCGCCGCGTGCATCACCGAACTGCGCACGGCCCTCGTGTCGATGAGTCGGGGCGACCTGTCGGTGAGCGTCACCCCGAGCACGCAGCCCCTCCCGGTCACCTCGCAAGACGAAATCGGCGTCCTGACGGGCGAGATCAACGACATCATCGCACAGACGCAGGCGACGGTCGCTGCCTATGGCGATGCGCGCCACATCCTGCACGCGCTCATCGACGAGTCGAATCGCCTCGTGGAGGCGGCGAAGGCGGGGCAGTTGCAGCAGCGAGGCGACGATCAGTCGTTCGACGGGTCGTTCCGCGAGCTCGTGCAGGGGATCAACCATACACTCGACGCCGTCATCGCCCCGGTCAACGCGGCGACGGAGACGCTCGAGCGCCTGGCGGTTCGCGACCTCACGTCGCGCGTGGAGGGGAACTATCGCGGGGACCATGCCCGCATCCAACAGTCGCTCAACAGCGCGATGGACAAGCTGTCGGAAGCGATGAGTGCCGTGGCCGACACGGCCGAAGGGGTAGCGAGCAGCGCCCAGCAGATCGACGCCGGGAGCAAGGAGCTCGCGCGTGGGGCGAGCGACCAGGCCGCCTCGCTCGAGGAGGTGTCGGCCAGCGCACGCGAGCTCGCGGCGATGACCAAGCGCAACGCAGCGAGTGCCGCCGAGGGACGCTCGCTGGCCGAAGGGGCGCGCGCCAGCACCTCGGATGGAGTGACCGAGGTCAAGCGGCTCGCCGACGCCATCGCCCAAATCAAGCAGAGCTCCGAGGCGACGGCCAAGATCGTCAAGACGATCGACGAGATCGCCTTCCAGACCAACCTCCTCGCGCTCAACGCGGCGGTTGAAGCGGCGCGCGCCGGCGATAGCGGCAAGGGATTCGCCGTCGTCGCCGACGAGGTCCGGTCGTTGGCCATGCGCTCGGCCGAGGCGGCGAAGAACACGGCGGAGCTCATCGACCAGTCGGTGCGCTCGACCGAGCAGGGGGTCACGCTCAACGCCAAGGTGCTCGCACAGCTCAGCGAGATCGACGACCGCGTGAATCGCGTGGGGCAGGTCGTGGGCGAGATCGCCGCGGCAAGCGACGAGCAGGCGAAGGGGGTCGAACTCATCGACCGCGCGCTGGAGGAGATGTCGCTTCGTACGCAATCGGTGGCGGCAAGCGCCGACGAGAGCGAGGGCGCCTCGCGCAACCTGACCGAGACCAGCTCGATGCTGCGCGGTCTCGTGGGCGAGTTCGTGCTGGATCGGCGCGGGACCCGACCGTCGAGCCGCGCGACGTCCACGGCTGCCGAGGGGGCCGCGGCCGCCGAGGCGACGGACGGAAGGGCCCGCGCGTTAGGCAGCGGGGCACCGACATCGGCGGGGCCGTCCCCGTCGTCTTCGGCGGCGCCGCGTGCCAAGGCAGGGCGGGGGAACGCCGTCGCTCCGCGGGCAGCCGCCGCGGCCAAGGTCACGCCGTCGCCCAAGGCCGCGCCGTCGGCCAACGCGTCGTCGCTCCCCAAGCCCTCCGCCCTGGCCAAGGCGCCGTCGCCGCCGAAGGCGAGCGCCGCGCGGTCACGCCCGGCCCCCAATCCGCCCGGGCTTCCCGAGATCTCGATCCCGCTCGACGACGACGACTGGAACTCGATGCAGAACTTCTAGCGCCGCACGACGGGCAACAGCCGCGGTGCAGGACGATGGGCGAGGACCCGGTGCGAAACATCGCACCGGGTCTTCGCGTAGGATCCAGTGTCCCACGCACTTCTCCAACGGAGCGGCAACGTGTCGGTCATCAAGCTCGCGGTCTTCGTCCTGCTCACGCTCTTCGTCGCGCTCCCCTTGGCCGGGGTTGTCGCGTTGGTCGGCCTCCCGATACTGGCGGTCCTCGGCGTGGTGGCGATTCCCGTCGTGGCGCTCCTGTTCGCCATCGGCCTGCCGTTCTTCATCCTGTTCGTCGTCGCGATCGCGCTCCTGGGCGTCGTCTTCGGACTCCTGGGCGCCGTCGTCGGCGTGGGGATCGTGGTGCTCAAGCTCGCTCTCCTGATCGCGATCCCCGTCTGGTTCGTCGCGTGGCTCGTTGGCAAGGCGCGCGACCGTCGGCAGGACTACTCGACGATCTAGCCGTCGGGGAGGCAGGAAGGAGAAGCGCCGCAGCGACTGGTCGCTGCGGCGCTTTCATCTGCGACGCGTTCACGTGTGCGGGCGCGCGGACGTCGCGCGGGATGACGGGCCTTCGCTATTCCGCTGGCAGCAGCGGCGTCACGGCGGCGCGGTCTTCCTCGCCGGTCCGGATGCGCACGACCTTCTCGACGGGGAGGACGAAGATCTTGCCGTCCCCAACCTCGCCCGTGCGCGCGCCCTTGACGATCGCGTCGATCGTCGGCTGCACGAACGGGTCGGAGACGCCGATCTCGAGTCGAATCTTGGGGTGCAGCTCGACCTTCACGGTGGTCCCGCGATAGTTCTCGACATGCACCGTCTCACCGCCGTGCCCTTGCACGCGCGAGACGGTCAGGCCGCGGACGTCGGCGCGGTACAGCGCCTCGAGGACGTCGCCCAGGCGCTCGGGTCGAAAGACAGCAACGATCAGCTTCATGGCTTCTGGAGACCGAGAGACGAGTAGTCGGGACGAGGCGAGGACGACGGACGGCAGCTTCACGAGGAATTCCCCAGCGCGCCGCTATGCGGCGGTGTCCTGCAGGACAAGCATCGCGCCTTCGCCGTCC
Proteins encoded in this window:
- a CDS encoding methyl-accepting chemotaxis protein — encoded protein: MLSSLSLRAKLFLLAFLGVAGTTIVGGIGFVALGQSIATADGLNVGSAAQRSQMEADMMHDAIRSDVYSALLAAQTANDKRRADAVKDLAEHATELTSQVTDVAKSTLSPSVAKEASAVMPLLAEYVAKARAVQEAVSGDPVVLAQSIVAFEASFEKVEADMATLGDHIQSTTNAITKASATQFARAKLIVVVSSVLVILIALAVGFVIERRITGSLLAVVERVQTLRAACITELRTALVSMSRGDLSVSVTPSTQPLPVTSQDEIGVLTGEINDIIAQTQATVAAYGDARHILHALIDESNRLVEAAKAGQLQQRGDDQSFDGSFRELVQGINHTLDAVIAPVNAATETLERLAVRDLTSRVEGNYRGDHARIQQSLNSAMDKLSEAMSAVADTAEGVASSAQQIDAGSKELARGASDQAASLEEVSASARELAAMTKRNAASAAEGRSLAEGARASTSDGVTEVKRLADAIAQIKQSSEATAKIVKTIDEIAFQTNLLALNAAVEAARAGDSGKGFAVVADEVRSLAMRSAEAAKNTAELIDQSVRSTEQGVTLNAKVLAQLSEIDDRVNRVGQVVGEIAAASDEQAKGVELIDRALEEMSLRTQSVAASADESEGASRNLTETSSMLRGLVGEFVLDRRGTRPSSRATSTAAEGAAAAEATDGRARALGSGAPTSAGPSPSSSAAPRAKAGRGNAVAPRAAAAAKVTPSPKAAPSANASSLPKPSALAKAPSPPKASAARSRPAPNPPGLPEISIPLDDDDWNSMQNF
- a CDS encoding P-II family nitrogen regulator, producing the protein MKLIVAVFRPERLGDVLEALYRADVRGLTVSRVQGHGGETVHVENYRGTTVKVELHPKIRLEIGVSDPFVQPTIDAIVKGARTGEVGDGKIFVLPVEKVVRIRTGEEDRAAVTPLLPAE